A genomic region of uncultured Roseibium sp. contains the following coding sequences:
- a CDS encoding FAD-dependent oxidoreductase — protein sequence MSKDRQDIIVVGAGIVGITAALRLQSSGCSVLVLDRNDRKPRASEMNAGAFAFTDIEPLATPGIMRKAPKWLLDPLGPLSIPPRYAMQIAPWLLRFWRASRPDRYRASVKAQADLMATAHGALEDLVRETAGEHLVRREGQLQLYEGEGEYRASLPSWDLRRAHGIDFELLETPDAIAAFQPGLDTRFTHAGFTPGWMNSVDPALWLRHLTDAFVARGGCVRTGEVRSVTLEDTAVALSGPGGEWRAGQVIICAGAWSHHVAGRIGDRIPLETERGYNTTLQAGGFDMKTHLTFPGHGFVVTRIGDSIRVGGAVELGGLSLPPDYRRAGTLLKKARQFLPDLSSRDGHQWMGYRPSLPDSLPVIDRSPQDRRVIYAFGHGHLGLTQSAGTAELVTHLVNDTAPPIDLKPFSVRRF from the coding sequence ATGAGCAAAGACAGGCAGGACATCATTGTCGTCGGGGCCGGCATCGTCGGCATCACGGCTGCGCTCCGCCTGCAATCGAGCGGATGCTCGGTTCTGGTGCTTGACCGCAATGACAGAAAGCCGCGAGCGTCGGAGATGAATGCCGGCGCGTTCGCCTTCACCGATATCGAGCCACTGGCCACGCCAGGGATCATGCGCAAGGCTCCGAAATGGTTGCTGGACCCGCTCGGCCCCTTGTCCATCCCGCCTCGCTACGCAATGCAGATTGCACCCTGGCTGCTCCGTTTCTGGCGCGCGAGCCGTCCAGACCGCTACCGCGCTTCCGTGAAGGCTCAGGCGGATCTGATGGCAACGGCGCACGGCGCGCTGGAGGACCTGGTCCGGGAGACGGCCGGCGAACACCTCGTTCGCCGTGAAGGTCAGCTGCAGCTTTATGAAGGCGAGGGGGAGTACCGCGCGAGTCTTCCATCCTGGGATCTGCGCCGGGCGCACGGCATCGACTTCGAACTTCTGGAAACGCCGGACGCGATTGCCGCGTTTCAGCCGGGACTGGATACGCGGTTCACCCATGCCGGGTTCACGCCGGGCTGGATGAATTCCGTTGATCCTGCGCTTTGGCTCAGGCATCTGACCGACGCTTTTGTTGCGCGGGGCGGATGCGTTCGGACCGGTGAGGTGCGATCAGTCACCCTGGAAGATACGGCCGTCGCACTGTCCGGCCCTGGCGGGGAGTGGCGTGCCGGTCAGGTCATCATTTGCGCGGGTGCATGGTCACACCACGTTGCCGGGAGGATCGGAGACCGTATCCCGCTGGAAACCGAGCGCGGCTACAACACGACGCTTCAGGCAGGGGGCTTCGATATGAAAACCCATCTGACATTCCCGGGGCATGGCTTCGTGGTGACAAGAATAGGTGACAGCATCCGGGTGGGCGGTGCTGTCGAACTTGGCGGCTTGTCCTTGCCGCCGGATTACCGTCGCGCCGGGACGCTTCTGAAAAAGGCCAGGCAGTTTCTTCCTGATCTCTCTAGCAGGGACGGGCATCAATGGATGGGGTATCGTCCGTCCCTGCCGGACAGTCTTCCCGTCATCGACCGATCGCCGCAGGACCGCCGTGTGATCTATGCGTTCGGACATGGCCATCTGGGCTTGACGCAGTCAGCCGGGACGGCCGAACTGGTGACGCATCTTGTTAATGACACAGCGCCACCGATCGACCTGAAACCGTTTTCTGTGCGCCGCTTCTGA
- a CDS encoding proline racemase family protein has translation MRVIDSHTAGEPTRVVIEGAPDLGAGSLKERAARLETDHLDFCASVVLEPRGHDAIIGALLLPPSRDDCAASVIFFNNLQNLGMCGHASIGLGATLAYLERISPGRHKLETPVGVVEIRLHDASTVSVTNVESYRHLKDVTVEIEGYGAVTGDVAWGGNWFFLVKESPIDLVPQNIRPLTDLTLNIRKVLEDNGITGRDAAWIDHVELFGPPVSPQADSRNFVLCPGGAYDRSPCGTGCSAKLACLAEDGLLAPGQEWIQESVIGSTYRISYRMGSGSAVVPTITGEAFVTSDATLRFDPADPYRTGIRF, from the coding sequence ATGCGCGTGATCGACAGCCATACGGCCGGCGAACCGACCCGGGTGGTGATCGAAGGCGCACCCGATCTCGGAGCGGGATCGTTGAAGGAACGCGCCGCGCGCCTGGAGACGGATCACCTTGATTTCTGCGCATCCGTGGTTCTTGAACCGCGCGGTCACGATGCCATCATCGGCGCGCTTCTGCTGCCCCCGTCCCGGGACGACTGCGCCGCGTCGGTCATCTTTTTCAACAATCTGCAGAACCTCGGCATGTGCGGCCACGCCTCGATCGGGCTGGGCGCGACGCTCGCCTATCTGGAGCGGATCAGCCCGGGCCGTCACAAGCTTGAAACGCCGGTCGGTGTGGTGGAAATCCGGCTCCACGATGCCAGCACGGTGTCTGTCACCAATGTTGAAAGCTACCGTCACCTGAAGGATGTCACCGTTGAGATCGAGGGCTATGGAGCCGTCACCGGCGATGTCGCCTGGGGCGGCAACTGGTTTTTCCTTGTCAAGGAAAGCCCGATTGACCTCGTCCCGCAGAACATCCGGCCGCTCACCGATCTGACTCTGAACATCCGCAAGGTCCTCGAGGACAACGGGATCACCGGACGGGACGCCGCCTGGATCGACCATGTCGAGCTTTTTGGCCCTCCTGTCAGCCCGCAAGCCGACAGCCGGAACTTCGTCCTGTGCCCGGGCGGTGCCTATGACCGGTCGCCCTGCGGGACCGGGTGTTCGGCCAAGCTCGCCTGTCTTGCCGAAGACGGTCTGCTCGCACCCGGTCAGGAGTGGATTCAGGAAAGCGTCATTGGCAGCACCTACAGGATCAGTTACCGAATGGGCAGCGGATCCGCTGTTGTCCCGACGATCACGGGAGAGGCGTTTGTCACCTCGGATGCGACCCTCAGATTCGATCCCGCTGACCCCTATCGTACGGGCATACGCTTTTAG
- a CDS encoding metalloregulator ArsR/SmtB family transcription factor translates to MDRAFHALGDGTRRQIISMLARDGAQSANQLRAPFNVAQPTISKHLKVLETAGLVRREVTGRVHLFHLETAPLQQAEDWIASHRSFWEGTLRRLDRFVSTTDSKGGQT, encoded by the coding sequence ATGGATCGCGCGTTTCACGCGCTCGGAGACGGCACGCGGCGCCAGATCATTTCCATGCTCGCCAGAGACGGTGCGCAATCCGCCAATCAGTTGCGCGCGCCCTTCAACGTTGCCCAACCGACGATCTCCAAGCATCTGAAGGTGCTCGAAACGGCCGGTCTCGTTCGCCGCGAAGTCACCGGACGGGTGCATCTGTTCCATCTGGAAACCGCTCCGCTGCAGCAAGCAGAAGACTGGATCGCCAGCCATCGCAGTTTCTGGGAAGGCACACTTCGCCGCCTCGACCGGTTCGTCAGCACGACGGACAGCAAGGGTGGTCAAACATGA
- a CDS encoding GntR family transcriptional regulator, which translates to MKLTSMDISETASASSIVFEALRKAIIQGQLEEGEPLRQDEIAKLFNTSRIPVREAISRLEEQGLVRTRRYKGAVVTELSPRETEEIFNLRALLEPEIIRNAVPQMTAAVLASAREKCAAFSASTDPMEWGDLNRDFHETLYGASDLAFFKEVARNAIDRVERQIRAQLVMSNGMERAGREHDEIIDACEAADADRAADLTRLHIEGAKASLLKHLTKA; encoded by the coding sequence TTGAAGCTGACATCGATGGATATCTCCGAAACGGCCTCGGCGTCATCGATCGTGTTCGAGGCGCTGCGCAAGGCCATCATCCAAGGCCAGTTGGAAGAAGGCGAACCGCTCCGCCAGGACGAGATTGCGAAACTCTTCAACACGAGCCGCATTCCGGTGCGCGAGGCCATTTCCCGGCTGGAAGAACAGGGACTCGTCCGGACCCGGCGCTACAAGGGCGCGGTCGTCACGGAGCTTTCGCCCCGGGAAACGGAGGAGATCTTCAATCTCAGAGCCCTGCTGGAACCGGAGATCATCCGCAACGCGGTACCGCAAATGACCGCGGCAGTGCTTGCGAGCGCCCGTGAAAAATGCGCCGCGTTTTCGGCCTCAACAGACCCGATGGAATGGGGTGATCTCAACAGGGACTTTCATGAAACGCTCTACGGTGCAAGCGACCTGGCCTTTTTCAAGGAAGTCGCGCGCAACGCGATCGACAGGGTCGAACGACAGATCCGCGCCCAACTGGTCATGTCGAATGGCATGGAGCGCGCCGGGCGGGAGCATGACGAGATCATCGACGCCTGCGAAGCCGCGGATGCCGATCGCGCGGCCGATCTGACCCGCCTCCACATTGAAGGCGCCAAGGCTTCGCTTCTGAAACACCTGACCAAAGCCTGA
- a CDS encoding dihydrodipicolinate synthase family protein, whose translation MPSNVFSGLMPALMTPCLPDRTPDYDALVAKGQELIAAGMSAVVYCGSMGDWPLLTEAQRMEGVGRLVKAGVPVVVGTGAINTASAVAHARHGAEVGAHGLMVIPRVLSRGSSAAAQRSHFSAILSAASSLPAVIYNSPYYGFATRADLFFELRKAFPNLVGFKEFGGKADLRYAAENITSKDDDVTLMVGVDTAVLHGYVNCGATGAITGIGNAIPKEVLHLVRLCEKAAEGHVEARQRARELEDAMAVLSSFDEGPDLVLYYKHLMVLNGEDAYRLHFNETDALTDAQRNYVETQYALFRAWYADWSRQGGVIAECA comes from the coding sequence ATGCCCTCGAACGTCTTTTCCGGATTGATGCCGGCCCTCATGACCCCTTGCCTGCCCGATCGCACGCCGGATTATGACGCGCTTGTTGCCAAGGGACAGGAATTGATCGCCGCCGGCATGTCCGCGGTCGTTTATTGCGGATCAATGGGTGACTGGCCCCTTCTCACCGAAGCGCAGCGCATGGAAGGCGTCGGGCGGCTCGTGAAGGCGGGCGTGCCCGTGGTCGTCGGCACGGGCGCGATCAACACGGCCTCCGCCGTCGCGCATGCCCGGCATGGCGCGGAAGTTGGTGCGCACGGCCTGATGGTGATCCCTCGCGTTCTGTCGCGCGGCAGTTCGGCAGCCGCGCAGCGCAGCCACTTCAGCGCGATCCTCTCCGCTGCCAGCTCGCTGCCGGCCGTGATCTATAACAGCCCCTACTACGGCTTTGCGACACGCGCCGACCTCTTCTTCGAGCTTCGCAAGGCGTTCCCGAACCTCGTCGGCTTCAAGGAATTCGGCGGCAAGGCGGACCTGCGCTACGCAGCAGAGAACATCACCTCGAAGGACGACGACGTTACGCTGATGGTCGGCGTGGATACGGCCGTCCTGCACGGCTATGTCAATTGCGGGGCGACCGGTGCGATCACCGGCATCGGCAATGCGATCCCGAAAGAAGTGCTGCATCTGGTCCGCCTGTGCGAAAAAGCCGCCGAGGGCCATGTCGAGGCGCGCCAGCGCGCGCGGGAACTGGAAGACGCCATGGCAGTTCTCTCCAGTTTTGACGAGGGTCCGGACCTGGTTCTCTATTACAAGCACCTGATGGTTTTGAACGGCGAAGACGCTTACCGTCTGCATTTCAACGAGACGGACGCGCTGACCGACGCGCAGCGCAATTATGTCGAGACGCAATATGCGCTCTTCAGGGCCTGGTATGCCGACTGGTCCCGGCAGGGCGGAGTGATAGCCGAATGCGCGTGA
- a CDS encoding SRPBCC domain-containing protein: MTETAVPLIVRRTIYAPRATLFNAFGDAQTLTQWFTPDPGITVEALQYAFEQGGHFRLRYLMPDGRTPCVAGVFREIEPSRFISMSWEWQAPDPLENVPMTVSFRFLDVPGGTEVVVVHEGIPSDQACTIHADGWEATLQILESYLTREPRS; the protein is encoded by the coding sequence ATGACTGAAACAGCAGTTCCGTTGATCGTCCGCAGAACCATATACGCGCCGCGCGCGACGCTGTTCAACGCTTTCGGCGACGCGCAGACGCTGACGCAATGGTTCACACCCGACCCGGGCATCACCGTGGAAGCGCTGCAATACGCCTTTGAACAAGGTGGGCACTTTCGCTTGCGCTACCTGATGCCCGATGGCCGGACACCCTGTGTTGCTGGTGTTTTCCGGGAAATCGAACCGTCCCGGTTCATCAGCATGTCCTGGGAATGGCAGGCACCCGATCCACTTGAGAATGTTCCCATGACGGTGAGTTTCCGGTTCCTGGATGTTCCCGGCGGCACGGAGGTCGTCGTCGTGCACGAGGGCATTCCGTCCGACCAGGCCTGCACCATTCACGCCGACGGCTGGGAAGCCACGCTGCAGATCCTTGAAAGCTATCTTACCCGGGAGCCCCGATCATGA